From one Microlunatus sp. Gsoil 973 genomic stretch:
- a CDS encoding NAD(P)/FAD-dependent oxidoreductase: protein MITGPAPAPRTITADRVLLAVPATPAARLLSAVCPDATPLLSRIPYASMAVITFVLAGASLDGSGLLVPPGELPTIKAFTYSSNKWEWIADRATQAYGADVAVARASVGRLGEEHLLQIDDQQLIDRTLAEARQVPGWETARPLAASVQRWGGGLPQYLVDHRRSMTELRSAVGAVAGIAVAGAYLDGVGVPACIATARRAAESLLG from the coding sequence TTGATCACCGGACCGGCACCTGCTCCCCGGACGATCACCGCCGACCGGGTGCTGCTCGCGGTTCCCGCGACTCCCGCGGCCCGACTGCTCAGCGCCGTCTGTCCCGACGCGACACCGCTGCTGTCCAGGATCCCGTACGCGTCCATGGCCGTGATCACATTCGTGCTGGCCGGGGCATCATTGGACGGTTCCGGCCTCCTGGTGCCGCCGGGGGAGTTGCCGACGATCAAGGCGTTCACCTATTCCAGCAACAAATGGGAGTGGATCGCCGATCGTGCCACGCAGGCGTACGGTGCGGACGTGGCGGTCGCCCGGGCCAGCGTCGGCCGCCTGGGTGAAGAACACCTGCTACAGATCGATGATCAACAACTGATCGACCGGACGCTGGCCGAGGCCCGCCAGGTTCCGGGATGGGAGACCGCACGACCCCTCGCCGCATCGGTCCAGCGGTGGGGCGGGGGACTGCCGCAGTACTTGGTCGATCACCGGCGATCGATGACCGAGCTGCGGTCGGCGGTTGGCGCCGTTGCCGGCATCGCCGTCGCCGGCGCCTACCTCGACGGTGTCGGTGTACCGGCGTGTATCGCGACGGCACGCCGGGCCGCCGAATCGCTGCTCGGCTGA
- the hemG gene encoding protoporphyrinogen oxidase, with product MVDATTVIIGGGITGLSAARELSCLAPHDKIIVCEGSPRFGGKITRLDLADGLRVDVGAESMLARRPEGLELISELGLDDQRVHPTAARAQSFLDGAVRPLPPSNMGVPVDLDGLDGYLSPAGLARARTEIDLPAEPLTGDIGIGDYVAARFGDEVTDRLLEPMLGGVYAGQSRRLSFEAVHPALYAAARSGGSLLRAAREVAAAARRSNDAATGDAPPVFAGLRGGINTLITALEADLERRRVELRIGTPVRTITRTARGASS from the coding sequence ATGGTCGATGCGACCACGGTGATCATCGGCGGCGGCATCACCGGACTGTCCGCTGCACGCGAGCTGTCCTGCCTCGCACCGCACGACAAGATCATCGTCTGCGAGGGTTCCCCGCGGTTCGGCGGCAAGATCACCCGCCTCGACCTTGCCGACGGGCTGAGAGTGGATGTCGGCGCCGAGTCGATGCTCGCCCGCCGCCCCGAGGGCCTCGAGCTGATCAGCGAGCTCGGCCTGGATGATCAACGGGTACATCCGACCGCCGCCCGGGCGCAGTCCTTTCTCGACGGAGCAGTGCGACCGCTGCCGCCGAGCAACATGGGCGTACCTGTCGACCTTGACGGCCTCGACGGCTACCTGAGCCCCGCAGGGCTGGCCAGGGCCAGGACGGAGATTGATCTTCCCGCTGAACCGCTCACCGGTGATATCGGGATCGGTGACTACGTGGCCGCGCGGTTCGGTGACGAGGTCACCGACCGACTGTTGGAGCCGATGCTCGGCGGCGTCTACGCCGGGCAGTCACGCCGACTCTCCTTCGAGGCCGTCCATCCCGCACTGTACGCAGCCGCACGCTCCGGCGGATCGCTGCTACGGGCCGCGCGCGAGGTGGCGGCCGCCGCACGACGCAGCAACGATGCCGCGACCGGTGATGCGCCACCGGTCTTCGCCGGGCTCCGGGGCGGCATCAACACGTTGATCACCGCGCTGGAAGCTGATCTTGAGCGGCGCCGCGTCGAGCTGCGGATCGGGACACCGGTCCGGACGATCACCCGTACGGCCCGGGGGGCTTCGAGTTGA
- the msrB gene encoding peptide-methionine (R)-S-oxide reductase MsrB, whose product MTTEQNTDPAGKVGKVVKSEEEWRKLLKPSEFHVLREAGTERPFTGEYTDTKTQGVYRCRACGTELFRSDEKFESHCGWPSFFAPLAEDRVRYITDTSLGMRRVEVRCATCDSHLGHVFEGEGYPTPTDLRYCINSISLTLEPADQP is encoded by the coding sequence ATGACCACCGAGCAGAACACCGATCCGGCCGGCAAGGTCGGCAAGGTCGTCAAGTCCGAAGAGGAATGGCGCAAGCTGCTCAAGCCATCCGAATTCCACGTGCTGCGGGAGGCGGGCACGGAACGCCCATTCACCGGCGAGTACACCGACACCAAGACCCAGGGCGTCTACCGCTGTCGCGCCTGCGGGACCGAGCTGTTCCGCAGCGACGAGAAGTTCGAGAGTCACTGCGGCTGGCCGTCGTTCTTCGCACCGCTCGCCGAGGACCGGGTGCGGTACATCACCGACACCAGCCTCGGAATGCGCCGCGTCGAGGTACGCTGCGCGACCTGCGACTCCCATCTCGGCCACGTCTTCGAGGGCGAGGGCTACCCGACCCCGACCGACCTGCGCTACTGCATCAACTCGATCAGCCTGACCCTGGAGCCCGCCGACCAGCCCTGA
- a CDS encoding sirohydrochlorin chelatase — protein sequence MTAPSLILVGHGGGDPRVAEISQSLRARVTDLRPGLDVHVAFLDNPPTALQVINKLVEREVTEVVLTPLNLSDAFSGGAELTSLLTAIRAAHPGLQVVASQPVGPDARLLAVVDRRLRDELRRRRIDELDGLVFLADGGSDRRSHDPRSHAIIARRARLWSAHHRLPSVTAFGSDHGPSAAEAVRSLLAQGRRHIAVGSWYLSPTEDYREQSRLALAAGAVAVSAPLGAEPELVETIISRYVVSALDLVDLEPLLTDQPVRHLSAVSA from the coding sequence ATGACTGCGCCGTCCCTCATCCTCGTCGGCCACGGCGGCGGCGACCCGCGGGTCGCCGAGATCAGCCAGTCGTTGCGCGCCCGGGTCACCGACCTCCGTCCCGGTCTCGACGTGCACGTGGCCTTCCTGGACAACCCACCGACCGCGTTGCAGGTGATCAACAAGCTCGTCGAGCGGGAGGTCACCGAGGTCGTGCTCACGCCGCTGAACCTCTCCGACGCCTTCAGCGGCGGCGCAGAACTGACGTCGCTGCTGACCGCGATCCGGGCTGCCCATCCCGGCCTGCAGGTGGTCGCCTCCCAGCCGGTCGGCCCGGACGCCCGGCTGCTGGCCGTCGTCGACCGCCGGCTGCGCGACGAGCTGCGGCGGCGCCGGATCGATGAGCTCGATGGACTGGTGTTCCTGGCCGACGGCGGCTCCGACCGGCGCAGCCACGACCCACGCAGCCATGCGATCATCGCCCGCCGTGCCCGACTCTGGTCGGCGCACCACCGGCTGCCGTCGGTCACGGCGTTCGGTTCCGATCATGGTCCGTCGGCAGCCGAGGCCGTACGCTCCCTGCTGGCACAGGGCCGCCGGCACATCGCCGTCGGCAGCTGGTACCTGTCGCCGACCGAGGACTACCGGGAACAGTCCCGGCTGGCGCTGGCTGCGGGTGCCGTGGCAGTCTCCGCCCCGTTGGGTGCCGAACCGGAGCTCGTCGAGACGATCATCAGCCGGTACGTGGTCTCCGCGCTGGATCTGGTCGATCTCGAGCCGCTGCTGACCGATCAGCCGGTACGCCACCTGTCGGCTGTCAGCGCCTGA
- the hemE gene encoding uroporphyrinogen decarboxylase, which produces MPAPESPTNPVPEASTAEPALLAAARRRQGDRLPVWFMRQAGRSLPEYHRVRDGLPMIETCNRPDLVTEITLQPVRRYGVDGAVLYSDIMVPLRAAGIGLDIKPGIGPVIDEPIRDRAAVDRLQPLDPATVEPVAEAVRLLVAELGDTPLIGFAGAPFTLASYLVEGGPSKDYARTKAMMAGDPALWQELCDRLAGIAADFLTVQIDAGAGIVQLFDSWAGSLSLADYNSSVVNQSARVLARAHEAGVPTIHFGVGTGELLPAMAAAGADVVGVDWRIPLAEAARRIGPGHAVQGNLDPALLGAPWPVLADRVREVIRSGAQAPGHIFNLGHGVPPTADPDVLAKIVDLVHAEGPALRAELG; this is translated from the coding sequence GTGCCCGCACCTGAATCGCCCACCAATCCCGTACCCGAGGCATCGACCGCCGAACCGGCCCTGCTCGCCGCCGCGCGTCGCCGGCAGGGCGATCGGCTGCCGGTGTGGTTCATGCGCCAGGCCGGCCGGTCGCTGCCGGAATACCACCGGGTACGCGACGGGCTGCCCATGATCGAAACCTGCAACCGGCCGGATCTGGTCACCGAGATCACCCTGCAGCCGGTGCGCCGCTACGGCGTCGACGGCGCCGTGCTGTACAGCGACATCATGGTTCCGCTCCGGGCCGCGGGGATCGGGCTGGACATCAAGCCGGGTATCGGGCCGGTGATCGACGAACCGATCCGGGATCGCGCCGCGGTGGACCGCCTGCAGCCGCTCGACCCGGCCACGGTCGAACCGGTGGCCGAGGCCGTACGCCTGCTGGTCGCCGAACTCGGCGACACACCGCTGATCGGCTTCGCCGGGGCACCGTTCACGCTGGCCAGCTATCTGGTGGAGGGCGGACCGAGCAAGGACTACGCCCGCACCAAGGCGATGATGGCAGGAGATCCTGCCCTCTGGCAGGAGCTGTGCGATCGGCTGGCCGGGATCGCCGCGGACTTCCTGACCGTGCAGATCGACGCCGGGGCCGGGATCGTGCAACTGTTCGACTCCTGGGCAGGCAGCCTGTCGCTGGCCGACTACAACTCCTCGGTGGTGAATCAATCGGCCCGGGTGCTGGCCCGGGCCCACGAGGCAGGCGTGCCGACCATCCATTTCGGTGTCGGGACCGGCGAACTGTTGCCGGCGATGGCGGCCGCCGGCGCCGACGTCGTCGGCGTGGACTGGCGGATCCCGCTCGCCGAGGCCGCCCGGCGGATCGGGCCGGGCCATGCCGTGCAGGGCAACCTCGACCCGGCGCTGCTCGGTGCGCCGTGGCCGGTGCTGGCCGACCGGGTCCGGGAGGTGATCAGGTCTGGGGCCCAGGCGCCCGGTCACATCTTCAACCTGGGACACGGCGTCCCGCCGACCGCCGACCCCGACGTACTGGCCAAGATCGTTGATCTTGTCCACGCCGAGGGCCCGGCACTGCGTGCGGAGCTCGGCTGA
- a CDS encoding DUF4038 domain-containing protein, translating to MPGRLAVADDRRHLTRDGRPWFLFGDTAWELFHRLGDQDTDDYLTTRAEQGFNTVLAVLVGEFGGADVPNAEGELPFAGRTGSRPNPRYWEHADRTVWQANQRGLTMGLLPCWGSYWSEPDELFSTPDLARPYARWVAERYADADVIWVLGGDRTIDCPRHRDVVNAFADGIREVVGSSQLITFHPREASKDDVGAADWMDFDLIQSGHHGWAPPNYQLIEQLIAQRPQRPVIDGEPNYEAHPVMDPRWRASGDWTFTDADARRAVYHSVFAGAAGHVYGANGSYQFLVGGQADPVHGGTGDWREALQLPGARQVAAAVRLFGELQISEWEPRQDLLTARIGSRAGHVRAMARRDRTAVAVYAPRRKAGLPGSAAPGAGPAERTVVEPAERCLGGAVADHRPAGRDRQSVPAGRSAGGDRCGRRLTRRAGR from the coding sequence GTGCCCGGTCGACTGGCGGTCGCTGACGACCGACGCCACCTGACCCGTGACGGGCGGCCGTGGTTCCTCTTCGGCGACACCGCCTGGGAGTTGTTCCATCGGCTGGGTGATCAGGACACCGATGACTATCTGACGACCCGCGCGGAGCAGGGATTCAACACCGTTCTCGCGGTACTCGTCGGCGAGTTCGGCGGTGCCGACGTACCGAATGCCGAGGGTGAGCTGCCGTTCGCCGGGCGGACCGGCTCCCGGCCGAATCCCCGCTACTGGGAGCACGCCGACCGGACGGTGTGGCAGGCCAACCAGCGCGGGCTGACCATGGGCCTGTTGCCCTGCTGGGGAAGCTACTGGTCCGAGCCGGACGAACTGTTCTCGACGCCGGACCTGGCCCGGCCGTACGCGCGCTGGGTCGCCGAGCGATACGCCGACGCCGACGTGATCTGGGTGCTCGGCGGGGACCGGACGATCGACTGCCCGCGGCATCGCGACGTCGTGAACGCCTTTGCCGACGGGATCCGCGAAGTGGTCGGCAGCAGCCAGCTGATCACCTTCCACCCCCGCGAAGCGTCCAAGGACGACGTCGGCGCCGCCGACTGGATGGACTTCGACCTCATCCAGTCCGGGCATCACGGCTGGGCGCCGCCCAACTATCAACTCATCGAACAGCTCATCGCCCAACGGCCGCAGCGGCCGGTGATCGACGGCGAGCCGAACTACGAGGCTCATCCGGTGATGGACCCGCGCTGGCGGGCCAGCGGGGACTGGACGTTCACCGACGCTGATGCCCGCCGCGCCGTCTACCACTCGGTGTTCGCGGGAGCGGCGGGGCATGTCTACGGTGCCAACGGCAGCTACCAGTTCCTGGTCGGCGGCCAGGCGGATCCGGTACACGGCGGCACGGGGGACTGGCGGGAGGCGTTGCAGCTGCCGGGTGCTCGCCAGGTGGCGGCAGCCGTACGGCTCTTCGGTGAACTTCAGATCTCCGAGTGGGAGCCGCGGCAGGATCTGCTGACCGCACGGATCGGCTCCCGGGCCGGGCACGTCCGGGCGATGGCCAGACGGGACCGTACGGCGGTCGCGGTCTATGCCCCCCGCAGGAAAGCCGGTCTGCCTGGATCTGCAGCGCCTGGAGCTGGCCCGGCCGAGCGGACGGTGGTGGAACCCGCGGAACGGTGTCTGGGAGGAGCCGTCGCCGATCACCGGCCGGCCGGCCGAGATCGCCAATCCGTACCAGCAGGACGGAGTGCTGGTGGTGACCGATGCGGTCGGCGACTGACCCGGAGGGCCGGCCGCTAG
- a CDS encoding DUF3000 domain-containing protein — protein MGVNQEKPSTPDGFRRVVAELRSASWRPELQIEEIPAPQRIAPFAAAVTADVVIGGEEIGSGRLVLLHDPAGNAAWGGTFRLVTFARAEVDPEMVTDPLLGSVGWSWLIEALGNHHAAFHSPSGTVTSVSSESFGGMADEPQRAEVEIRASWTPEIEDYEPLTPHLEAWGEMLCTTAGQPPLPEGVVSIPSRRTPQGRNGRSR, from the coding sequence GTGGGTGTCAATCAGGAGAAGCCCTCCACCCCGGACGGCTTCCGGAGAGTCGTGGCGGAACTGCGTTCCGCCTCGTGGCGTCCTGAACTGCAGATCGAGGAGATCCCGGCGCCGCAGCGGATCGCTCCTTTCGCTGCCGCCGTCACCGCTGATGTGGTGATCGGCGGTGAGGAGATCGGCAGCGGCCGGCTGGTGTTGTTGCACGATCCGGCCGGCAACGCAGCCTGGGGCGGCACGTTCCGGCTGGTCACCTTCGCCCGGGCCGAGGTGGATCCGGAGATGGTCACCGACCCGCTCCTCGGCAGCGTCGGCTGGAGCTGGCTGATCGAGGCGCTGGGCAACCACCATGCGGCGTTCCACTCCCCGAGCGGTACGGTGACATCGGTCTCGAGCGAATCGTTCGGTGGCATGGCCGACGAACCGCAACGGGCCGAAGTGGAGATCCGGGCGTCCTGGACGCCGGAGATCGAGGACTACGAACCGCTGACACCACATCTGGAGGCGTGGGGCGAGATGTTGTGCACGACCGCCGGTCAGCCGCCGCTGCCCGAAGGTGTGGTCTCGATCCCGTCGCGTCGGACTCCCCAGGGGCGGAACGGTCGCTCACGGTGA
- a CDS encoding DNA polymerase domain-containing protein, producing the protein MSKSQAAAVVADGREVRVTSPDRVVYEATERTPQVTKLEVCEYFAAVGGPLMAAVGERPTAMERWPDGWREGMRLATGPQDREGDGFYQKRLPKGAPAFVETVTVTFPSGRTADELCPTEPAALVWAGQMGALTFHPWPVRRLDVDRPDELRLDLDPQPGTTFADARRVAGVARELLEELGLRGYPKTSGNRGIHIYVRIQPSYSFEDLRHAAIGFGRELERRDDRVTTAWWKEERGERLFLDYNQNNRDRTIASAWSLRARPGAPVSTPMTWERLAETDDPREFNLFTVPDYLADGNPWSDMDDQAFSLDPLLQLWETLPGGELNFPPDYPKMPGEPPRVQPSKKVAAHWDADGNRIEPERAGD; encoded by the coding sequence ATGTCCAAGAGCCAAGCCGCCGCGGTGGTCGCCGACGGGCGTGAGGTCCGGGTGACCAGTCCCGATCGGGTGGTGTACGAGGCCACCGAGCGGACGCCGCAGGTCACCAAACTGGAGGTCTGCGAATACTTCGCCGCCGTGGGCGGGCCGCTGATGGCGGCTGTCGGCGAACGTCCGACGGCGATGGAACGTTGGCCCGACGGTTGGCGGGAAGGTATGCGACTGGCGACCGGCCCGCAGGACAGGGAGGGTGACGGCTTCTACCAGAAACGGCTGCCCAAGGGCGCCCCGGCGTTCGTCGAGACGGTGACCGTCACGTTTCCCAGTGGCCGTACCGCCGACGAGTTGTGTCCGACCGAACCGGCAGCGCTGGTCTGGGCAGGACAGATGGGCGCCCTGACCTTCCACCCCTGGCCGGTACGGCGTCTGGATGTCGATCGTCCGGACGAGCTGCGGCTCGACCTCGACCCGCAGCCGGGCACCACCTTCGCCGACGCCCGCCGGGTGGCCGGTGTTGCCCGGGAACTGTTGGAGGAACTGGGATTGCGGGGCTATCCCAAGACCAGCGGCAACCGCGGGATCCACATCTACGTCCGCATCCAGCCGTCGTACAGCTTCGAGGACCTCCGGCACGCGGCGATCGGCTTCGGGCGTGAGCTGGAACGCCGGGACGATCGGGTGACCACCGCATGGTGGAAGGAGGAGCGCGGTGAGCGGTTGTTCCTCGACTACAACCAGAACAACAGGGACCGGACGATCGCCAGCGCCTGGAGCCTGCGGGCCCGACCGGGTGCGCCGGTGAGCACGCCGATGACCTGGGAACGGCTGGCCGAGACCGACGATCCGCGGGAGTTCAACCTGTTCACCGTCCCGGACTACCTGGCCGACGGGAACCCGTGGTCGGACATGGACGACCAGGCGTTCTCCCTCGATCCGCTGCTCCAGCTGTGGGAGACGCTGCCCGGCGGCGAACTCAACTTTCCGCCCGACTATCCCAAGATGCCCGGTGAGCCGCCGCGCGTGCAGCCGAGCAAGAAGGTCGCAGCGCACTGGGACGCCGACGGCAACCGGATCGAACCCGAGCGCGCGGGCGACTGA
- the hemQ gene encoding hydrogen peroxide-dependent heme synthase, which yields MSEGTDTNQERTRVKARDINDTIRYTMWSVFRRPHRPEGDPQQLAAEALADIEKAADGEDLQIRGWYDVAALRADADLLVWWHAPSIDVLQSAYHAFRRSTLGSQLESRWSEAALHRPAEFNKGHVPAFMSGEEPKNYVCVYPFVRSYEWYLLPDEDRRRMLAEHGMMARTFPDVRANTVASFALGDYEWILAFEADELHRIVDLMRELRKAEARRHTRLEIPFFTGRRGELAEIVAGW from the coding sequence GTGAGCGAAGGGACTGACACGAACCAGGAACGGACCCGCGTCAAGGCGAGGGACATCAACGACACCATCCGCTACACGATGTGGTCGGTGTTCCGGCGCCCGCACCGGCCTGAGGGCGATCCGCAGCAGCTGGCCGCTGAGGCGCTGGCCGACATCGAGAAGGCTGCCGACGGCGAGGATCTGCAGATCCGCGGCTGGTACGACGTCGCTGCGCTGCGGGCGGATGCCGATCTCCTGGTCTGGTGGCATGCGCCGTCGATCGACGTGTTGCAGTCGGCGTACCACGCCTTCCGGCGGTCGACGCTGGGCAGCCAGCTCGAGTCCCGCTGGTCGGAGGCGGCCCTGCACCGCCCGGCCGAATTCAACAAGGGCCACGTTCCGGCGTTCATGTCCGGCGAGGAGCCGAAGAACTACGTCTGCGTGTATCCGTTCGTCCGGTCCTACGAGTGGTACCTGCTGCCCGACGAGGATCGCCGGAGGATGCTGGCCGAACACGGCATGATGGCCAGGACCTTCCCCGACGTGCGGGCCAACACGGTGGCATCTTTCGCGCTCGGTGACTACGAGTGGATCCTCGCCTTCGAGGCCGATGAGCTGCACCGGATCGTCGACCTGATGCGCGAACTGCGCAAGGCCGAGGCGCGCCGGCACACGCGGCTGGAGATCCCGTTCTTCACCGGGCGTCGTGGGGAGCTGGCCGAGATCGTCGCCGGCTGGTGA
- a CDS encoding pyrimidine reductase family protein, translating to MSIYRLLTAAGREPARITDSELSALYAHPDPGDRAWVRTNFVSTLDGAVQGRDGRSGTINTASDRAVFALLRAHADVVLVGAGTARAEHYRAVDLDDRQVAVREQLGLAPHPTLAIVSASGDLAENLFAGSECGPVLILTSRASRADRPQFAAGIEVIEFGGSGELPVTELITELAGRGLRRVLCEGGPRLNRQLHAAGLVDDLCLTLSPLVVAGPSARTTIGDRIEEDHFRLEHALGADDSTLLLRYLRAEHR from the coding sequence GTGTCGATCTACCGTCTGCTGACCGCGGCCGGCCGCGAGCCCGCCCGGATCACCGATTCCGAGTTGTCGGCGTTGTACGCCCATCCTGATCCCGGCGACCGGGCCTGGGTCCGGACGAACTTCGTCAGCACGCTCGACGGTGCCGTCCAGGGACGGGACGGCCGATCGGGCACGATCAACACGGCGAGCGACCGAGCCGTCTTCGCACTGCTGCGCGCCCATGCCGATGTCGTCCTCGTCGGGGCGGGGACGGCCCGCGCCGAGCACTACCGTGCTGTTGATCTTGACGACCGGCAGGTGGCGGTCCGGGAGCAGCTCGGGCTGGCACCGCACCCGACCCTGGCCATCGTCTCGGCCAGTGGTGATCTTGCGGAGAATCTCTTTGCAGGCAGCGAATGCGGCCCGGTGTTGATCTTGACCAGCCGGGCATCCCGAGCCGACCGTCCGCAGTTCGCAGCGGGTATCGAAGTGATCGAGTTCGGCGGTTCCGGCGAGCTGCCGGTGACGGAGTTGATCACCGAGCTGGCCGGCCGCGGTCTTCGCCGGGTGCTCTGCGAGGGCGGCCCGAGGCTGAACCGGCAGCTGCATGCCGCCGGACTGGTCGACGATCTCTGCCTGACCCTGTCCCCGCTGGTGGTCGCCGGGCCGTCGGCCCGCACGACGATCGGTGACCGGATCGAGGAGGACCACTTCCGGCTGGAACACGCGCTCGGCGCCGACGACAGCACGCTGCTGCTGCGCTACCTGCGCGCCGAACACCGCTGA
- a CDS encoding nitrite/sulfite reductase — protein MHSTSSRRIPKDCDDNPDHGSDSPGSTTDPRRRQRRQVGRKKGEGQWALGYREPLNANEQSKKDDNPLNVRSRIVNIYAKQGFDSIDPGDLRGRFRWFGLYTQRKPGIDGGKTATMAPEELDDRYFMLRVRIDGGALSTDQLRVIADISTEFARGSADITDRQNIQLHWIRIEDVPEIWARLEAVGLDSTEACGDAPRVIIGSPVAGIAADEIIDGSPAIREINERYIGSPEFANLPRKFKTAISGHPSQDVVPEINDVSFVGVNHPEHGPGFDLWVGGGLSTNPMFAVRLGSWVPLAEVPEVWAGVIGIFRDYGYRRLRSRARMKFLVADWGPEKFRQILETEYLHRPLIDGPAPETPVSPGDHIGVHRQQDGRYFVGFTAIAGRVSGETLSRIADTAEAHGSHRVRTTPMQKLLVLDLEEAEVDGLIADFAGLGLSAETGAWRRTVMACTGIEFCKLAIVETKARAKDLVEELERRLGDLDSPITVNINGCPNSCARIQVADIGLKGQLVPGPGGGQVPGFQVHLGGGLGLDAGFGRKLRGHKVTADELPDYVERVAKAYLADRHEGERFAQWVARADEAVLL, from the coding sequence ATGCACTCGACCAGCTCACGACGAATCCCGAAGGATTGCGATGACAACCCAGACCACGGCTCCGACAGCCCGGGCAGCACGACCGACCCGCGCCGCCGCCAGCGTCGACAGGTCGGCCGGAAGAAGGGCGAGGGCCAGTGGGCTCTCGGCTACCGGGAGCCGCTGAACGCCAACGAGCAGTCCAAGAAGGATGACAACCCGCTGAACGTCCGGTCTCGCATCGTGAACATCTATGCCAAGCAGGGATTCGACAGCATCGACCCCGGTGACCTGCGCGGACGGTTTCGCTGGTTCGGTCTGTACACCCAGCGCAAGCCGGGCATTGACGGGGGCAAGACCGCGACGATGGCACCCGAGGAGCTGGACGACCGATACTTCATGTTGCGCGTCCGGATCGACGGCGGCGCGCTGAGCACCGATCAGTTGCGGGTCATCGCCGACATCTCGACCGAGTTCGCCCGCGGCAGCGCCGACATCACCGACCGGCAGAACATCCAACTGCACTGGATCCGCATCGAGGACGTCCCCGAGATCTGGGCGCGGCTGGAAGCGGTCGGGTTGGACAGCACGGAGGCGTGCGGCGACGCGCCGCGGGTGATCATCGGCTCGCCGGTCGCCGGCATCGCGGCCGACGAGATCATCGACGGCTCCCCGGCGATCCGGGAGATCAACGAGCGCTACATCGGCAGCCCCGAGTTCGCCAACCTGCCACGGAAGTTCAAGACCGCGATCAGCGGTCACCCGAGCCAGGACGTCGTGCCGGAGATCAACGACGTCTCGTTCGTCGGCGTCAACCATCCCGAGCACGGACCGGGTTTCGACCTGTGGGTCGGCGGCGGCCTGTCCACCAATCCGATGTTCGCGGTCCGGCTCGGCAGCTGGGTGCCGTTGGCCGAGGTACCGGAGGTCTGGGCGGGCGTCATCGGCATCTTTCGGGACTACGGCTACCGCCGGCTGCGCAGCCGGGCCCGAATGAAGTTCCTGGTCGCCGACTGGGGCCCGGAGAAGTTCCGGCAGATCCTGGAGACCGAGTACCTGCATCGCCCCCTCATCGATGGTCCAGCACCTGAGACACCAGTCTCACCTGGTGATCACATCGGAGTTCACCGGCAGCAGGACGGCCGCTACTTCGTCGGCTTCACCGCCATCGCCGGACGGGTCAGCGGGGAGACGCTCTCCCGGATCGCCGACACGGCCGAGGCACACGGCTCCCACCGGGTGCGGACCACTCCGATGCAGAAGCTTCTGGTGCTCGACCTCGAGGAGGCCGAGGTGGACGGCCTGATCGCCGACTTCGCGGGCCTGGGGCTGTCCGCGGAAACCGGCGCCTGGCGTCGGACGGTGATGGCCTGCACCGGCATCGAGTTCTGCAAGCTGGCGATCGTCGAGACGAAGGCCCGGGCGAAGGACCTCGTCGAGGAACTCGAGCGGCGACTCGGCGACCTCGACTCCCCGATCACCGTCAACATCAACGGTTGCCCGAATTCCTGCGCCCGGATCCAGGTGGCCGACATCGGCCTGAAGGGTCAGCTGGTGCCGGGACCGGGCGGCGGTCAGGTGCCCGGTTTCCAGGTGCATCTCGGCGGCGGACTCGGCCTGGACGCCGGCTTCGGCCGCAAGCTGCGCGGCCACAAGGTGACCGCCGACGAACTGCCGGACTATGTCGAGCGGGTCGCCAAGGCCTATCTCGCCGATCGGCACGAGGGTGAGCGGTTCGCCCAGTGGGTCGCCAGGGCTGATGAGGCGGTCCTCCTATGA